A portion of the Algimonas porphyrae genome contains these proteins:
- a CDS encoding riboflavin synthase translates to MFTGIITDVGRLREVTRITGSARETAWGDTRMVVETGYNTASIDIGASIAHSGACMTVVDKGTGWYAFDVSDESLDKTTLGQWEPGHRINLERALTGADELGGHMVTGHVDQTARCLSRETVAGSTRFHIAVPDALAFAIAPKGSVTVDGVSLTVNDVSDGAFMLNIIPHTAEVTTLGDLQPGDEVNLEIDVIARYVARYLQHMKA, encoded by the coding sequence ATGTTTACGGGAATTATTACCGATGTGGGTCGGTTGCGTGAGGTCACGCGCATAACAGGGTCGGCCAGGGAAACAGCCTGGGGCGATACGCGGATGGTCGTGGAAACGGGCTACAATACGGCCTCGATCGATATCGGTGCGTCCATTGCTCATTCCGGCGCCTGCATGACCGTCGTCGACAAAGGGACCGGATGGTACGCCTTTGATGTGTCGGATGAAAGTCTGGACAAGACGACGCTCGGACAATGGGAACCCGGTCACCGGATCAATCTGGAACGTGCCCTGACCGGCGCGGACGAACTGGGCGGGCATATGGTGACGGGACACGTCGACCAGACGGCCCGCTGCCTGTCGCGTGAGACCGTCGCGGGCTCGACCCGGTTTCATATCGCAGTGCCTGATGCGCTGGCCTTTGCAATTGCGCCTAAAGGCTCAGTTACTGTCGACGGCGTTTCGCTGACAGTGAATGATGTCAGTGACGGTGCGTTCATGCTCAACATCATTCCCCACACGGCTGAGGTGACGACACTGGGCGATTTGCAGCCCGGAGACGAGGTAAATCTGGAAATCGATGTCATCGCTCGCTATGTGGCGCGCTACCTGCAGCATATGAAAGCCTGA
- the nrdR gene encoding transcriptional regulator NrdR gives MRCPFCSSEDTQVKDSRQAEDGNAVRRRRLCSKCGGRFTTFERVQLRDLQVVKNSGKRAPFDREKLMRSVRIALQKRPVDEERVEQMVSGIVRQLESSGQADVTSKQIGELIMEGLSELDKIAYVRYASVYRDFRATEDFGQFIEFEKLTDEG, from the coding sequence ATGCGGTGCCCATTCTGTTCCAGCGAAGATACGCAGGTCAAAGATTCGCGTCAGGCGGAGGACGGCAATGCCGTCCGGCGGCGGCGGCTCTGCAGCAAATGCGGTGGCCGCTTCACGACGTTTGAACGGGTGCAGCTGCGCGATCTTCAGGTTGTCAAGAACTCTGGCAAGCGAGCACCCTTCGACCGGGAGAAACTGATGCGGTCCGTCCGGATTGCCTTGCAGAAGCGGCCCGTCGATGAAGAACGTGTCGAGCAGATGGTCTCAGGAATTGTTCGTCAGCTTGAATCCTCCGGACAGGCCGATGTGACGTCCAAGCAGATCGGGGAACTGATCATGGAGGGCCTGTCTGAGCTCGATAAGATTGCCTATGTCCGTTATGCGAGTGTCTATCGCGACTTCAGAGCCACGGAAGATTTCGGGCAATTCATCGAGTTTGAGAAGCTCACCGACGAAGGCTGA
- a CDS encoding SLC13 family permease, whose amino-acid sequence MWALPETVQMWAVFAIVAVGVYLYVRERFSIEAISVGLILALMVFGNLFVSPDNGLDTATLLSGFAAPALITIMALLVVGQGMFQTGALERMTMAINASLDKQPRRTLALVFGIAFAVSMFMNNTPVVVMFIPVLAAMSGKLGVNASRFMMPLSFLCILAGMTTLIGSSTNLLVNDVLVRTTDMSLSFFTQFVPGMTLAMIGAVFIIFMAPILIPDRESEEPILQASGQQYIAQIRVTPGHPLDGVEPTVGIYPRLKDVTVRMVQRGETSFLPPFEATLQTGDVLIVAATRSQLSSLLKTRPQYLRGMLDIGNFSLDEPVSDSAIMLSEAVIAPGSRMIGRNIEQIGFRRQTGCLVLGIQRRSRMIRKRMLDIRLEAGDVLLIFGYERDVAGLRRNRDLILLDWSTAELPDIRRAKAARIIFVATIAAAALSLVPIEIAALGGAMGMIAAGCLNIRQAVRALDMRIFLLIGAAFAMGLALERTGGAEFIGTNVVDFIKPFGTQALIAAVFLVVAVFTNIISNSAAALLFAPIALSIAEKADIDPIIMVLTVIFAANCSFATPIAYQTNLLVMGPGHYRFGDFARFGIPLMLLLWVSYVLLVPIFFGL is encoded by the coding sequence ATGTGGGCGTTGCCCGAAACCGTTCAGATGTGGGCTGTTTTCGCGATCGTTGCGGTTGGCGTCTACCTTTATGTACGCGAGCGATTTTCGATCGAGGCGATCAGTGTCGGGCTGATTCTCGCGCTGATGGTCTTCGGCAACCTGTTCGTTTCGCCCGACAATGGCCTGGATACGGCGACATTGCTGTCAGGCTTCGCTGCCCCTGCTCTGATCACCATCATGGCCCTGCTTGTCGTCGGCCAGGGCATGTTTCAAACCGGCGCACTCGAACGCATGACCATGGCGATCAACGCCTCGCTGGACAAGCAGCCGCGACGAACTCTGGCTCTGGTCTTCGGGATCGCTTTTGCCGTGTCGATGTTCATGAACAACACCCCCGTTGTCGTCATGTTCATCCCGGTCCTGGCCGCCATGAGCGGTAAGCTGGGGGTCAACGCCTCGCGTTTCATGATGCCCCTGTCGTTTCTGTGCATTCTGGCAGGTATGACGACGCTGATCGGCAGCTCGACAAACCTGCTCGTCAACGATGTTCTGGTCCGCACCACTGACATGTCGCTCAGCTTTTTCACCCAGTTTGTCCCGGGCATGACGCTGGCAATGATTGGCGCCGTATTCATTATCTTCATGGCTCCCATCCTGATCCCGGACCGCGAGTCCGAGGAGCCGATCCTGCAGGCATCCGGACAACAATATATCGCCCAGATCCGGGTCACACCGGGCCACCCGCTCGACGGCGTCGAGCCTACTGTCGGTATTTATCCGCGCTTGAAGGATGTCACCGTCCGTATGGTCCAGCGCGGTGAAACCTCTTTCCTGCCGCCGTTCGAAGCGACTTTGCAGACCGGAGACGTGCTGATCGTCGCAGCTACGCGATCGCAACTCTCCTCCCTGCTGAAAACGCGCCCACAATATCTTCGCGGCATGCTCGATATCGGGAATTTCAGTCTGGATGAACCCGTATCCGATAGCGCAATCATGCTATCCGAAGCCGTGATCGCGCCGGGTTCGCGCATGATCGGACGGAACATCGAACAGATCGGCTTTCGAAGACAGACGGGCTGCCTCGTGCTCGGCATCCAGCGCCGGTCCCGCATGATCCGCAAACGCATGCTCGACATCCGACTGGAAGCTGGTGATGTCCTGCTGATCTTCGGCTATGAACGCGACGTGGCGGGATTGCGCCGCAACCGCGATCTGATCCTGCTGGACTGGAGCACGGCCGAGCTGCCCGACATTCGCAGGGCAAAGGCGGCGCGGATCATCTTCGTGGCCACGATTGCGGCAGCGGCGCTATCACTCGTTCCGATCGAAATTGCTGCGCTCGGCGGGGCGATGGGCATGATCGCTGCGGGATGTCTGAACATCCGGCAGGCCGTTCGGGCGCTCGATATGCGCATCTTCCTGTTGATCGGGGCCGCATTCGCCATGGGGCTGGCGCTGGAGCGGACAGGCGGGGCCGAATTCATCGGCACAAATGTCGTCGACTTCATCAAACCTTTCGGAACCCAGGCTCTGATCGCCGCCGTCTTTCTCGTCGTCGCCGTTTTCACCAACATTATCAGCAATAGTGCTGCCGCGCTTCTGTTTGCACCGATTGCGCTGTCGATTGCCGAAAAAGCCGATATCGACCCGATCATCATGGTGCTGACGGTTATCTTTGCGGCTAATTGTAGCTTCGCGACCCCGATCGCCTATCAGACCAATTTGCTGGTCATGGGGCCGGGACATTACCGGTTCGGGGACTTTGCCCGCTTTGGAATACCGCTGATGCTGCTTTTATGGGTCAGTTACGTCTTGCTCGTGCCGATCTTCTTTGGTCTTTAG
- a CDS encoding arginyltransferase yields the protein MSHPFDPNQLQFFLTIPSPCPYLPGRMERKIFTQLDPLDGPHLNNYLTHAGFRRSQNVIYRPACETCRECRSLRVRAADFEPSRSFRRTLRRNADLDPALTPAIATQEQYDLLSRYLAHRHPGGGMTGMDFTRYEMMVEECASETEIVEYRNSKGVLTACMLIDRLNDGLSLVYSFFAPEALDRSLGNFMILDQISRCQMEDLPYLYLGYWVPGSPKMDYKARFQPAEILGHRGWIGVDAA from the coding sequence ATGAGCCATCCGTTCGATCCGAACCAGTTGCAGTTCTTTCTGACGATCCCGTCGCCTTGCCCGTACCTGCCCGGCCGGATGGAGCGGAAGATCTTCACCCAGCTTGATCCGCTCGATGGTCCACACCTCAATAACTATCTGACGCATGCCGGTTTTCGGCGCAGTCAGAACGTCATCTACCGTCCGGCCTGCGAAACCTGCCGGGAATGCCGGTCCTTGCGCGTCAGAGCGGCGGACTTCGAACCCAGTCGGTCATTCCGCCGGACATTGCGGCGCAATGCCGATCTGGACCCGGCTCTGACCCCGGCGATCGCAACGCAGGAGCAATACGACCTCCTGTCGCGCTATCTCGCCCATCGTCACCCCGGCGGAGGCATGACCGGCATGGATTTCACCCGTTATGAGATGATGGTCGAAGAATGCGCGTCGGAGACGGAAATCGTCGAGTACCGTAACAGCAAGGGCGTGCTGACGGCCTGCATGCTAATCGACCGGCTGAATGACGGTCTGTCACTCGTCTACAGTTTTTTCGCGCCGGAAGCGCTCGACCGCTCTCTAGGCAATTTCATGATTCTAGATCAGATTTCCCGCTGTCAGATGGAGGACTTACCCTATCTCTATCTAGGCTACTGGGTCCCTGGCAGCCCTAAAATGGACTATAAGGCTCGCTTCCAACCCGCTGAAATCCTGGGACATCGCGGCTGGATAGGGGTCGACGCAGCATGA
- a CDS encoding TRAP transporter substrate-binding protein yields the protein MTRRRDIVLGAGALAAGASVVGVLGSKRDASQSSARNGHVGDVAAPNINRGIKQFRMATSWPKDFPGLGIMPVRFADAVREMSDGMLDVKVYAAGELVGALECFNATSTGAADMYHAAEYYWQGVSSGFNFFTSVPMGMTAVELMGWIDWGGGQDLWHELSARSNIIAFQAGNSGHQTGGWFKFKLTGLEDLKGLRMRIPGLGGRVLSELGGTSVLLPGGEIYQALQSGSIDATEWVGPWNDLALGFYREAPNYYVPGFHEPGSALAVGINLDRWGQLTASEQAIIRHACKSTNDQSLGEYTVMNGRALETLRDRHGIEPQFMPDDILRAVGRTADQIVGDIAQGDPLVRRIFDSYLQSRNQSTRWTEIGDGAFIRARTLSRD from the coding sequence ATGACGCGGCGTCGCGATATCGTCCTCGGTGCAGGGGCTCTGGCAGCGGGGGCCAGTGTCGTCGGCGTACTGGGTTCCAAACGTGATGCCAGCCAGTCCTCGGCGCGTAATGGACATGTCGGCGATGTCGCAGCACCCAACATTAATCGCGGCATCAAGCAGTTCCGCATGGCGACGAGTTGGCCCAAAGACTTTCCGGGGCTCGGCATCATGCCGGTTCGCTTTGCCGATGCCGTCAGGGAGATGAGCGACGGCATGCTCGACGTCAAAGTCTACGCAGCCGGTGAACTTGTGGGCGCGCTGGAATGTTTCAACGCGACCTCCACAGGCGCAGCCGACATGTACCATGCCGCCGAATATTATTGGCAGGGTGTCTCCTCCGGCTTCAACTTCTTTACATCTGTTCCCATGGGCATGACGGCGGTCGAACTGATGGGATGGATTGACTGGGGTGGCGGGCAGGATTTGTGGCATGAATTGTCTGCGCGCTCCAACATAATTGCGTTCCAGGCAGGGAATTCGGGCCATCAGACGGGGGGCTGGTTCAAATTCAAGCTGACAGGTCTGGAAGACCTGAAGGGTTTGCGTATGCGCATCCCCGGCCTGGGCGGACGGGTTCTGTCTGAATTAGGCGGAACATCTGTTCTGCTCCCGGGCGGCGAGATCTATCAGGCGCTGCAAAGCGGATCGATTGACGCGACAGAATGGGTCGGTCCCTGGAATGATCTGGCGCTAGGCTTTTACCGCGAAGCACCGAACTATTACGTGCCGGGATTTCATGAACCCGGCTCTGCGCTTGCCGTCGGCATTAATCTGGACCGCTGGGGGCAACTGACGGCATCGGAACAGGCGATTATCCGGCATGCCTGTAAAAGCACGAACGATCAGAGTCTCGGAGAATACACGGTCATGAATGGCCGCGCGTTGGAAACGCTGCGCGACCGTCACGGGATCGAACCCCAATTCATGCCGGATGACATCCTGCGCGCCGTCGGTCGGACCGCGGATCAGATCGTCGGCGATATTGCCCAGGGTGATCCACTCGTCAGACGTATTTTCGACAGCTATCTCCAGTCGCGCAATCAGAGTACCCGATGGACGGAAATCGGTGACGGAGCCTTTATCCGGGCTCGCACCCTGAGCCGGGATTAG
- the hemA gene encoding 5-aminolevulinate synthase → MTRTPPYRDQFRAAVDTVRQEGRYRIFRDIRRKKGAFPCATWFKDDLKEQDITVWCSNDYLGMGQNECVVEAVKSAVDAAGTGSGGTRNISGTTRYHVQLEAELADLHGKDASLVFTSGYVANEAALSTMSKILPGLHILSDEMNHASMISGIRNARTHKHIFAHNDIADLEAKLKAIPVDAPKLIAFESVYSMDADIAPIEAICDLADTYNALTYIDEVHAVGMYGPRGGGICEQRALMDRIDIIQGTLAKAYGMIGGYIAADKVIVDAIRSLASGFIFTTSIPPSTAAGALRSVRILKISPEMRDQHQDRANALKARFRSAGYPFIDGDTHIVPLMVGDPVKCQAISDRLIEDYGIYAQPINFPTVPRGTERLRFTPSPFHTDAMMDELMAALSDVWAAYDLPREKVA, encoded by the coding sequence GTGACCCGTACCCCACCCTATCGTGATCAATTTCGTGCCGCCGTCGATACCGTTCGGCAGGAAGGCCGCTATCGTATCTTCCGAGACATTCGCCGGAAGAAGGGCGCCTTTCCCTGTGCGACGTGGTTCAAGGATGATCTGAAAGAACAGGATATCACGGTCTGGTGCTCCAACGATTATCTGGGCATGGGGCAAAATGAGTGCGTTGTCGAAGCGGTGAAATCCGCAGTCGATGCCGCCGGTACGGGTTCGGGCGGAACCCGGAACATTTCCGGCACGACGCGCTATCACGTGCAGCTGGAGGCCGAACTGGCGGACCTGCACGGCAAGGACGCTTCTCTCGTCTTCACGTCGGGATATGTGGCGAACGAGGCAGCGCTCTCCACCATGAGCAAAATTCTGCCGGGCCTGCATATTCTGTCCGACGAGATGAATCACGCATCGATGATTTCCGGCATTCGCAATGCCCGGACGCACAAGCACATTTTTGCGCATAACGATATTGCGGATCTCGAGGCGAAGTTGAAGGCGATTCCTGTCGACGCTCCGAAATTGATTGCCTTTGAGAGCGTCTATTCCATGGATGCCGATATCGCACCGATCGAGGCGATCTGTGATCTGGCTGACACTTACAATGCGCTGACCTATATCGACGAAGTCCATGCTGTCGGTATGTATGGTCCGCGCGGAGGCGGCATCTGCGAGCAGCGCGCCCTGATGGACCGTATCGATATAATTCAGGGGACGCTCGCGAAGGCCTATGGCATGATCGGTGGCTATATTGCGGCTGACAAGGTCATCGTCGATGCGATCCGCAGCCTCGCTTCCGGCTTCATTTTTACGACCTCCATACCCCCATCGACTGCGGCCGGAGCATTGCGCTCGGTCCGGATCCTCAAAATTTCGCCCGAAATGCGCGACCAGCATCAGGACCGCGCCAATGCGCTGAAGGCCCGGTTCCGGTCTGCGGGCTACCCGTTCATCGATGGCGACACGCATATTGTACCGCTTATGGTCGGCGATCCCGTCAAATGTCAGGCGATCAGCGACCGTCTGATCGAAGATTACGGCATTTATGCTCAGCCCATCAATTTCCCGACCGTTCCCAGAGGGACTGAACGGCTTCGGTTCACGCCCAGCCCCTTCCACACTGATGCAATGATGGATGAGTTGATGGCGGCCTTGTCCGACGTGTGGGCGGCTTACGACCTGCCGCGCGAAAAGGTTGCCTAA
- a CDS encoding NAD(P)-dependent oxidoreductase, whose protein sequence is MAVCAFLGLGVMGYPMAGHLKADGHDVRVWNRSDAARDRWMDEHGSGAFAEAADAVAGADYVMICVGADTDVFDVVETILPNLKRGMTVIDHTTASPNCARTVAAQLEAIGVAFLDAPISGGQSGAEAGTLSVMCGGAERDFAAAEPVMRAYGKTITHLGAVAAGQTAKCVNQICIAGTLQGLSEGLRFAQAAGLDAETLLKAIGGGAAQSWQMDNRLLSMARDEFDFGFAIDWMRKDLAIALSEARSMELDLPITQQVDAAYAKVQAMGGSRQDTSALIRSLPKVDKKT, encoded by the coding sequence ATGGCGGTCTGCGCATTTCTGGGTTTGGGCGTCATGGGGTATCCGATGGCGGGACATTTGAAGGCTGACGGGCATGACGTCCGGGTCTGGAATCGGTCCGACGCGGCCCGCGATCGCTGGATGGATGAGCACGGTTCCGGGGCTTTTGCAGAAGCCGCTGACGCTGTCGCAGGCGCGGATTACGTCATGATCTGCGTCGGTGCCGACACGGACGTCTTCGACGTCGTGGAGACCATCCTGCCCAACCTCAAGCGCGGTATGACGGTCATCGATCACACGACGGCCTCGCCAAATTGCGCCAGAACGGTCGCGGCGCAACTCGAAGCCATCGGTGTCGCCTTTCTGGATGCCCCGATTTCCGGCGGGCAATCGGGGGCCGAGGCGGGCACGCTATCGGTCATGTGCGGAGGGGCAGAGCGTGATTTCGCCGCAGCGGAGCCGGTCATGCGGGCTTATGGCAAGACGATAACCCATCTCGGCGCTGTGGCTGCGGGGCAGACAGCCAAATGTGTCAATCAGATCTGTATTGCCGGAACGCTGCAGGGCCTGTCTGAGGGGCTGAGGTTCGCGCAGGCAGCTGGTCTCGACGCCGAGACTCTGCTGAAGGCTATCGGCGGGGGCGCAGCCCAAAGCTGGCAAATGGATAATCGCCTGCTCAGCATGGCGCGCGATGAATTCGATTTCGGTTTCGCAATCGACTGGATGCGAAAGGACTTGGCGATTGCGCTGTCTGAAGCGCGGTCGATGGAGCTGGACCTGCCGATCACGCAACAGGTCGACGCTGCCTATGCTAAGGTGCAGGCCATGGGCGGCAGCCGTCAGGACACGTCGGCCCTCATTCGGAGCCTGCCCAAAGTGGACAAGAAGACCTAG
- the glyA gene encoding serine hydroxymethyltransferase, with protein MSASDYLDRFFSQSLAERDPELYACMKDELERQQHEIELIASENIVSQAVMEAQGSVLTNKYAEGYPGRRYYGGCQHVDVAEQLAIDRATALFGCGFANVQPNSGSQANQGVFLALLKPGDTILGMDLASGGHLTHGAPPNMSGKWFNAVTYGVRDSDHLIDYDQVEALATEHRPKLIICGGSAYSRVIDFKRFREIADKVGAYLHVDMAHFAGLVAGEAHPSPFPHAHVATTTTHKTLRGPRGGMILTNDETLAKKFNSAIFPGLQGGPLMHVIAGKATAFGDCLQPEFKDYAAQVIENCKAMAQALVEAGYAVVSGGTDTHLALIDLSPKGVKGNAAEKALGRAYITCNKNGIPNDPEKFTVTSGIRVGSPAGTTRGFGPAEFREIGQLMAEVLDALVESPKGNAKVEASVRERVKELTARFPIYSHLSA; from the coding sequence ATGTCCGCTTCTGATTATCTCGACCGTTTTTTCAGCCAATCTCTGGCTGAGCGCGATCCTGAGCTTTACGCTTGCATGAAGGACGAGCTGGAGCGGCAGCAGCACGAAATCGAGCTGATCGCGTCGGAGAATATCGTCTCTCAGGCGGTCATGGAAGCTCAGGGCTCCGTTCTGACCAACAAATATGCGGAAGGCTATCCCGGACGGCGTTACTATGGCGGTTGTCAGCATGTCGATGTGGCGGAACAGTTGGCCATCGACCGGGCGACGGCGTTGTTTGGATGCGGTTTCGCCAACGTTCAGCCCAATAGTGGCAGTCAGGCCAATCAGGGCGTGTTTCTGGCTCTGTTGAAGCCTGGCGATACGATTCTCGGCATGGATCTGGCCTCTGGCGGGCATCTCACCCATGGCGCGCCGCCTAACATGTCCGGAAAATGGTTTAATGCCGTGACCTATGGTGTCCGCGACAGTGATCATCTGATCGATTATGATCAAGTCGAAGCGCTGGCAACCGAGCATCGCCCTAAGCTGATCATCTGCGGCGGCTCGGCCTATTCTCGCGTCATTGACTTCAAGCGTTTCCGTGAGATCGCCGACAAGGTCGGCGCTTATCTGCATGTCGATATGGCCCATTTTGCAGGGCTGGTCGCGGGCGAGGCTCACCCCAGCCCGTTCCCGCATGCGCATGTCGCGACGACGACAACGCACAAGACACTGCGCGGGCCTCGTGGCGGCATGATCCTGACCAATGACGAGACGTTGGCCAAGAAGTTCAACTCCGCAATCTTCCCGGGATTGCAGGGCGGCCCGCTCATGCATGTGATCGCGGGCAAGGCGACCGCGTTCGGAGATTGTCTGCAGCCTGAATTCAAGGACTATGCGGCGCAGGTGATCGAGAATTGCAAGGCGATGGCCCAGGCTCTGGTCGAGGCGGGCTATGCGGTTGTGTCTGGCGGGACGGATACCCATCTGGCCCTGATCGATCTGTCTCCTAAAGGGGTGAAGGGTAATGCGGCCGAGAAGGCCCTCGGTCGCGCCTACATCACCTGTAACAAAAACGGCATTCCCAACGATCCTGAGAAGTTCACGGTGACGTCGGGTATTCGGGTCGGATCGCCAGCCGGCACCACCCGCGGCTTCGGCCCAGCCGAGTTTCGTGAGATCGGCCAGCTTATGGCCGAAGTACTGGACGCCCTGGTCGAGAGCCCCAAAGGCAATGCTAAGGTCGAGGCGAGTGTGCGGGAGCGGGTGAAAGAACTGACGGCGCGTTTTCCGATCTACAGTCACTTATCTGCATAG
- a CDS encoding TRAP transporter small permease subunit, with protein MLGGALQAIGWAFLPFMVLPVLYLLFPRDTFRSTLGSIIRSIDLIIYKLGETVKWSLPLLVVSVAASVFALSIFGTATVKWLESAFYFQAIIIMLGAAATLLAGQHVRVDVLYEKMDRVARARVDLIGFYVLLAPVCLLILWNSQGFVSFAWRTFEGSTESNGIRGVFLLKTLIPIFALTLIMQGLAIASRAALVLNGDAEPERPEGVPPFFTDSARETL; from the coding sequence ATGCTAGGGGGTGCATTACAAGCGATCGGCTGGGCTTTTTTGCCATTTATGGTCTTGCCCGTGCTCTATTTGCTGTTTCCTCGAGACACATTCCGCAGCACCCTCGGGTCGATCATTCGGTCAATCGACCTCATCATCTACAAACTTGGCGAGACGGTGAAATGGTCGCTTCCGCTGCTTGTGGTCAGCGTTGCAGCGTCCGTTTTTGCGCTCTCCATTTTCGGCACCGCCACAGTGAAATGGCTTGAAAGCGCCTTCTATTTCCAGGCAATCATCATCATGCTCGGCGCTGCAGCGACACTTCTCGCTGGTCAGCATGTGCGGGTTGATGTGCTGTATGAAAAGATGGACCGGGTCGCACGGGCAAGGGTTGATCTGATCGGCTTTTACGTATTGCTTGCCCCGGTATGTTTGCTCATCCTCTGGAATAGTCAGGGATTTGTCAGCTTTGCATGGCGGACATTTGAGGGTTCGACGGAAAGTAACGGCATACGCGGGGTCTTCCTGCTGAAGACCTTGATCCCAATTTTTGCGCTCACATTGATTATGCAAGGCCTGGCCATTGCCTCACGTGCCGCACTTGTTCTGAATGGCGACGCTGAACCGGAACGCCCTGAGGGAGTCCCGCCCTTCTTCACCGACTCGGCACGAGAAACCCTGTGA
- the hemB gene encoding porphobilinogen synthase, which translates to MSQFPQLRMRRKRVSAWSRALVRETKLSVDDLVLTTVITDTKASEGPVPSLPGVSRLGLDGLIEQAREAAGLGIPAVALFPHIDPARKDAAATEALNPDGFVPAAIRRLKADVPDIGVIVDVALDPFTDHGHDGLMQGDVIDNDTTLDMLAQGAVILADAGADIVAPSDMMDGRIGVIRDALDQADHPDVMILSYAAKYASAFYGPYRDAIGTASALRGDKRTYQMDPANSEEALHEVAMDLDEGADMVMVKPGLPYLDICHRIKTEFGVPTFAFQVSGEYAMIQSAGQNGWADSERLLLETLNGFKRAGCDAVLTYGAIRAARLLKG; encoded by the coding sequence ATGTCGCAGTTTCCCCAGTTAAGAATGCGTCGCAAGAGGGTTTCGGCGTGGTCGCGGGCGCTCGTGAGAGAAACCAAACTCAGCGTGGACGATTTGGTGCTGACGACGGTGATCACCGACACGAAAGCCAGTGAGGGTCCTGTGCCTAGCCTGCCCGGCGTGTCGCGCTTGGGTCTTGATGGTCTGATCGAACAGGCCCGCGAAGCTGCCGGTCTGGGAATTCCGGCAGTCGCACTCTTCCCCCATATCGATCCCGCCAGGAAGGACGCTGCCGCTACGGAAGCCCTCAATCCGGACGGTTTCGTCCCTGCAGCGATCCGTCGTCTCAAGGCTGACGTCCCCGACATTGGCGTGATCGTGGACGTCGCCCTCGATCCCTTTACCGATCACGGTCACGATGGGCTGATGCAGGGCGACGTGATCGACAATGACACAACTCTGGACATGCTTGCGCAGGGTGCGGTCATTCTGGCCGATGCCGGGGCCGACATCGTTGCCCCGTCCGACATGATGGACGGGCGTATCGGCGTCATCCGGGACGCGCTCGATCAGGCGGATCATCCCGATGTGATGATCCTCTCCTATGCCGCCAAATATGCCTCTGCCTTTTATGGCCCGTATCGTGATGCGATCGGCACGGCGTCGGCCCTGCGCGGCGATAAGCGCACATATCAGATGGACCCGGCCAATTCGGAAGAAGCCCTCCATGAAGTCGCCATGGACCTTGATGAAGGTGCCGATATGGTCATGGTCAAGCCCGGCCTGCCCTATCTGGATATCTGTCATCGGATCAAAACCGAATTCGGCGTGCCCACCTTCGCTTTTCAGGTCAGCGGCGAATATGCGATGATCCAGTCGGCTGGCCAGAATGGCTGGGCGGACAGCGAACGCTTGCTGCTGGAAACGCTCAACGGCTTCAAACGAGCGGGCTGCGACGCTGTCCTGACCTACGGAGCCATTCGCGCTGCGCGCCTTCTGAAAGGCTAG